A region from the Achromobacter seleniivolatilans genome encodes:
- a CDS encoding peptidoglycan DD-metalloendopeptidase family protein, producing MLNGQSQLTAMTMGASMTRLRRPLFIAGALSLAILAGCASKGTRAPVVDMTGGQPASSAQPTGSYVVKPGDTLYKIARANNVDMESVKRWNNLTDPNQISVGQVLKMSGGTGGGTQVTPVASAKPQPRPLDQPETPAATTPSPEATPTAPPAPVEVKPTTRAADASVINWAWPAGGPIVQTFNASSKGIDISGALGDPITAAADGLVKYSGNGVRGLGNLIIVEHQNGFITAYAHNRALLVKTGQNVKRGAKIAELGQSDTTSPRLHFEIRRQGTPVDPMQYLPAK from the coding sequence ATGCTCAACGGGCAGTCGCAACTGACCGCTATGACTATGGGCGCGTCCATGACGCGCCTTCGCCGCCCGCTATTTATTGCGGGGGCACTCAGCCTGGCCATTTTGGCCGGCTGCGCATCGAAAGGAACTCGTGCACCGGTGGTCGACATGACCGGCGGGCAACCTGCGTCGTCGGCTCAGCCGACGGGCAGCTATGTGGTCAAGCCGGGCGACACGCTCTACAAGATCGCTCGCGCCAACAATGTCGATATGGAAAGCGTCAAGCGCTGGAACAATCTTACCGACCCCAACCAGATTTCGGTTGGCCAGGTATTGAAGATGTCCGGCGGCACTGGCGGCGGTACGCAGGTGACGCCAGTCGCCAGCGCCAAGCCGCAACCGCGCCCGCTCGATCAGCCCGAGACCCCCGCTGCAACCACGCCGTCGCCTGAGGCCACGCCGACAGCGCCTCCGGCTCCCGTCGAGGTCAAGCCCACGACGCGCGCTGCCGATGCCAGCGTCATCAACTGGGCATGGCCAGCTGGCGGACCTATCGTGCAGACGTTCAACGCCAGCAGCAAGGGCATTGATATCTCCGGCGCGTTGGGCGATCCGATCACCGCTGCGGCGGATGGTCTGGTCAAGTACAGCGGCAATGGCGTGCGTGGCCTGGGCAATTTGATCATCGTTGAACACCAGAACGGTTTCATCACTGCTTACGCGCACAACCGCGCGCTGCTGGTGAAGACGGGCCAGAACGTCAAGCGCGGCGCCAAGATCGCCGAACTTGGCCAAAGCGACACCACGTCGCCGCGCCTGCACTTCGAGATCCGCCGCCAAGGCACCCCCGTGGACCCGATGCAGTACCTGCCCGCCAAATGA
- a CDS encoding protein-L-isoaspartate(D-aspartate) O-methyltransferase: MRKRVSQPDVSQAVPGRPGPVRYDSGRLSPGVTASNSNTRISAATLQRQTAAPAPAAGGNLGLNSDRLRQAMVQRLRGQGISDERVLNAMAAVPRHLFVDEALASRAYEDAALPIGHSQTISQPWVVARMIAAACEDRTPTRVLEVGAGCGYQAAVLAQFVREVHSIERIRGLYELAREHLRALRLTTRIRLIYGDGTLGLPGVAPFDAIVVAAAGLAIPQALLTQLAPGGRLIAPEGGTNQRLVLIERTGAASWKRTELEAVRFVPLRAGIQS; encoded by the coding sequence ATGCGTAAACGCGTAAGTCAACCGGATGTGTCCCAAGCGGTCCCGGGCCGGCCCGGTCCGGTGCGCTATGACTCGGGCAGACTCAGCCCGGGCGTCACGGCCTCGAACAGCAACACCCGCATTTCGGCAGCCACGTTGCAGCGGCAGACGGCTGCGCCCGCGCCTGCCGCTGGCGGCAACCTGGGCTTGAATTCCGATCGTTTGCGCCAGGCAATGGTGCAACGGCTGCGCGGGCAGGGCATCAGTGATGAACGCGTGTTGAACGCCATGGCTGCGGTCCCGCGCCATCTGTTCGTCGACGAAGCCCTGGCCAGCCGCGCCTATGAAGACGCGGCGCTGCCCATCGGGCACTCCCAAACCATTTCGCAGCCTTGGGTCGTGGCGCGCATGATCGCCGCCGCGTGTGAAGACCGCACGCCGACCCGCGTGCTGGAAGTGGGCGCGGGTTGCGGATATCAAGCCGCCGTCCTTGCGCAGTTTGTGCGTGAAGTCCACTCGATTGAACGCATCCGCGGCCTGTATGAACTGGCGCGCGAGCATCTGCGCGCCTTGCGGCTGACCACACGCATCCGCTTGATCTATGGCGATGGCACGCTGGGCCTGCCCGGCGTGGCGCCGTTCGATGCTATCGTTGTGGCTGCCGCTGGCTTGGCTATCCCGCAAGCTCTGCTTACTCAGCTTGCGCCGGGTGGACGCCTTATCGCTCCCGAAGGGGGCACGAACCAGCGCCTTGTGCTGATCGAACGCACGGGTGCCGCCAGCTGGAAACGTACTGAATTAGAGGCCGTGCGCTTTGTGCCGCTACGTGCCGGAATACAATCTTGA
- the surE gene encoding 5'/3'-nucleotidase SurE, with translation MRILVSNDDGYSAPGLEALVAALQGLGDITVVAPETNHSGASNSLSLNRPLSVRTASNGFIAVNGTPSDCVHVALTGLMDTRPDLVVSGINNGANMGDDTLYSGTVAAASEGYLFGIPAIAFSLAEKGWEHLDSAARAARLVVERHLAQPLAAPVLLNVNIPNRRFEDLHGFAVTRLGKRHPSQPVVRTTTPYGDTVYWIGPVGLAADATPGTDFHAVEQGTVSVTPLRLDLTQHSQLDEIRTWAEPLCVNA, from the coding sequence ATGCGAATTCTGGTTTCGAACGATGATGGTTACTCGGCCCCTGGGCTCGAAGCGCTGGTAGCAGCGCTGCAAGGCTTGGGCGACATAACCGTCGTTGCGCCCGAGACCAACCACAGCGGCGCCTCGAACTCCCTGTCGCTGAATCGCCCCTTGTCGGTGCGTACGGCGTCGAACGGCTTTATTGCCGTGAACGGCACGCCCTCGGACTGCGTCCACGTGGCGCTGACCGGTCTGATGGACACCCGCCCTGATCTGGTGGTGTCCGGGATCAACAACGGCGCCAACATGGGCGACGACACGCTGTATTCCGGCACGGTGGCCGCGGCCAGCGAAGGCTACCTGTTCGGCATCCCCGCCATCGCGTTCTCGTTGGCCGAGAAGGGCTGGGAACACCTGGACTCCGCGGCGCGCGCCGCCCGGCTGGTGGTCGAACGCCATCTGGCCCAGCCGCTGGCGGCGCCGGTGCTGCTGAACGTCAACATTCCCAACCGCCGTTTTGAAGACCTGCATGGCTTCGCTGTGACGCGTCTGGGCAAGCGCCATCCCTCGCAACCCGTGGTGCGCACCACCACGCCTTATGGCGATACGGTGTATTGGATTGGTCCCGTGGGTTTGGCCGCCGATGCCACGCCTGGCACGGATTTTCATGCGGTGGAGCAGGGCACGGTGTCGGTGACCCCGCTACGCCTGGATCTCACACAGCACAGTCAGCTGGATGAAATCCGCACTTGGGCGGAGCCGCTATGCGTAAACGCGTAA
- the tsaD gene encoding tRNA (adenosine(37)-N6)-threonylcarbamoyltransferase complex transferase subunit TsaD, giving the protein MIILGFESSCDETGVAAVCTERGLLAHALHTQIAMHQEYGGVVPELASRDHIRRVVPLTRQVLEEAGLQMSDIGAVAYTAGPGLAGALLVGASVAQSFAWSRHLPAIGIHHLEGHLLSPMLADPRPDFPFVALLVSGGHTQLMRVDGVGRYELLGETLDDAAGEAFDKSAKLMGLGYPGGPALAKLADQGDASRFDLPRPMLHSGDLDFSFSGLKTAVLTRVKAAEKEGGLTDQSRADLAAATQGAIVDVLAAKSIRALKQTGLRRLVVAGGVGANQLLRAKLAAALKPLKAQAYFPPLELCTDNGAMIAFAASERVKAGLVTLDPDAHSFTVKPRWDLAEIG; this is encoded by the coding sequence ATGATTATCCTAGGCTTTGAAAGCTCCTGCGACGAAACCGGTGTCGCAGCCGTCTGTACCGAACGAGGTCTGCTTGCGCACGCGCTGCATACCCAGATCGCCATGCACCAGGAATACGGGGGCGTGGTGCCGGAACTCGCCTCGCGCGACCATATCCGCCGAGTGGTGCCGTTGACGCGCCAAGTGCTGGAAGAAGCGGGCCTGCAAATGTCCGATATCGGCGCCGTGGCGTATACCGCCGGGCCCGGTCTGGCCGGCGCTTTGCTGGTTGGCGCCAGCGTGGCGCAGTCGTTTGCGTGGTCGCGCCATCTACCGGCCATTGGCATCCACCACCTGGAAGGCCATCTGCTGTCGCCGATGCTGGCGGACCCTCGGCCCGACTTCCCCTTTGTGGCGCTGCTGGTGTCTGGCGGCCATACGCAGCTGATGCGCGTGGACGGCGTGGGCCGCTACGAGCTATTGGGCGAAACGCTGGACGATGCCGCCGGAGAAGCGTTTGACAAGTCCGCCAAGCTGATGGGCCTGGGTTATCCGGGCGGTCCGGCGCTGGCCAAGCTGGCCGATCAAGGCGACGCATCCCGTTTTGATCTGCCGCGTCCCATGCTGCACAGCGGGGATCTGGATTTCAGCTTCAGCGGCCTGAAAACGGCGGTGCTGACGCGGGTCAAGGCGGCCGAAAAAGAAGGCGGGCTGACTGATCAGTCGCGTGCCGACCTGGCTGCCGCGACCCAAGGGGCGATCGTGGACGTGCTGGCGGCCAAATCCATCCGCGCGCTGAAACAGACGGGCCTGCGCCGTCTGGTGGTGGCGGGGGGCGTGGGCGCCAATCAATTGTTGCGGGCCAAGCTGGCCGCCGCGCTCAAACCCTTGAAGGCGCAAGCCTATTTTCCGCCGCTGGAGTTGTGCACCGATAATGGCGCGATGATCGCCTTTGCGGCGTCAGAACGGGTCAAGGCAGGTTTGGTGACCCTGGACCCCGACGCGCACAGCTTCACGGTCAAGCCGCGGTGGGATCTGGCTGAGATCGGCTAG
- the plsY gene encoding glycerol-3-phosphate 1-O-acyltransferase PlsY: MAMTEPSLVFTAALILLAYLIGSVPFAVVVSKIMGLQDPRSYGSKNPGATNVLRTGNKTAAALTLLGDAAKGWFAIWLAEQLAPGIAPAALAAVALAAFVGHLYPIFLGFKGGKGVATALGVLMAIQPWLAVATAATWLIIAVFFRYSSLASLVAAFFAPVYYVFGSGLAWHAQPPMTVTLVVIGLLLFYRHRANITRLIQGTESRIGSGKKK, encoded by the coding sequence ATGGCGATGACCGAGCCTTCCCTGGTGTTCACTGCTGCGCTTATCCTGCTGGCCTACCTGATCGGCTCCGTGCCATTTGCCGTAGTGGTCAGTAAAATCATGGGCTTGCAAGACCCCCGCAGCTACGGGTCCAAAAATCCTGGCGCCACGAACGTGCTGCGCACTGGCAACAAAACCGCTGCCGCGTTGACGCTGCTGGGTGACGCCGCCAAGGGATGGTTCGCGATCTGGCTGGCCGAACAACTGGCCCCCGGCATTGCCCCTGCCGCCCTGGCAGCGGTAGCCCTGGCCGCTTTTGTGGGCCATTTGTACCCGATTTTCCTGGGCTTCAAGGGCGGCAAAGGCGTGGCGACGGCGCTGGGCGTGCTGATGGCGATTCAGCCCTGGCTGGCAGTCGCAACGGCGGCAACCTGGCTCATCATTGCCGTGTTCTTCCGCTATTCCTCGCTGGCGTCGCTGGTCGCGGCCTTTTTCGCACCCGTATATTACGTGTTTGGTTCGGGGCTGGCCTGGCATGCCCAGCCGCCCATGACCGTAACGCTGGTCGTGATCGGCCTGCTGCTGTTCTATCGCCACCGCGCGAACATTACCCGGCTGATCCAGGGCACGGAAAGCCGTATTGGCAGCGGCAAAAAGAAGTAA
- a CDS encoding NCS2 family permease: MLEKLFKLREHGTTARTEIVAGLTTFLTMSYIIFVNPDILSSTGMDRNAVFVATCLAAALGSLVMALIANWPIGMAPGMGLNAFFAFTVVKTMGYTWEQALGAVFISGIIFLFLTISGIRVWLVKGIPHSLRSAIAAGIGLFLAIIALSSAQIVVAHPATKVSLGDLTGHAPLFAILGFFIIASLDALRVRGAILIGILVVTVLSMALGYNEFKGIFAPPPSLAPTFFKMDILGALHSGFVHVILVFVLVEVFDATGTLVGVAKRAGLMPENRPNRLGRALFADSTAIVAGSALGTSSTTAYVESASGVQAGGRTGMTALVVGLLFLAALFISPLAGAVPAYATAPALLYVAGLMMRELIDIDWNEVTEATPAALTALVMPFTYSIANGIAFGFISYVVLKTATGKVRDVHPATWLVAVLFVIRYAFFPG; the protein is encoded by the coding sequence ATGCTGGAGAAGCTATTCAAGCTGCGTGAACACGGCACGACCGCGCGCACGGAGATCGTGGCGGGGCTGACGACCTTTTTGACGATGTCATACATCATCTTCGTCAACCCGGACATCCTGTCATCGACGGGCATGGACCGCAACGCCGTATTCGTCGCCACCTGCCTGGCCGCAGCCCTGGGTTCGCTGGTGATGGCGCTGATCGCCAACTGGCCGATCGGGATGGCGCCCGGCATGGGCCTGAACGCTTTCTTTGCCTTCACCGTGGTCAAGACCATGGGCTATACCTGGGAACAGGCGCTGGGCGCCGTGTTCATCTCGGGCATTATCTTTCTATTCCTGACGATATCGGGCATACGGGTCTGGCTGGTCAAGGGCATTCCGCATTCGCTGCGCAGCGCCATTGCCGCAGGCATCGGGTTGTTTCTTGCCATTATCGCGCTATCCAGCGCGCAAATCGTGGTGGCGCACCCCGCCACCAAGGTTTCGCTTGGCGATCTGACCGGCCACGCGCCTTTGTTCGCCATTCTGGGTTTCTTCATCATTGCCTCGCTGGACGCGCTGCGTGTGCGCGGCGCCATCCTGATCGGCATCCTGGTGGTCACGGTGCTGTCCATGGCCTTGGGCTACAACGAGTTCAAGGGCATCTTCGCGCCCCCGCCCAGCCTGGCGCCCACCTTTTTCAAGATGGACATCCTGGGCGCCCTGCATAGCGGCTTTGTGCACGTGATCCTGGTGTTCGTGCTGGTCGAGGTCTTTGATGCCACGGGCACCCTGGTGGGCGTTGCCAAGCGCGCGGGCCTGATGCCGGAGAACCGTCCGAACCGCCTGGGCCGCGCCCTGTTTGCCGACAGTACGGCGATTGTTGCGGGATCGGCGCTGGGCACCAGCAGCACCACCGCCTATGTCGAAAGCGCCTCGGGCGTGCAAGCAGGCGGCCGGACTGGCATGACTGCGCTGGTCGTGGGCCTGCTGTTCTTGGCCGCGCTGTTCATTTCGCCCTTGGCTGGCGCTGTGCCGGCCTACGCCACCGCGCCCGCCCTGCTCTACGTGGCTGGCCTGATGATGCGCGAACTGATCGACATCGATTGGAACGAAGTCACCGAAGCCACCCCGGCCGCGTTGACCGCGCTTGTCATGCCCTTCACATATTCGATCGCCAACGGTATTGCGTTTGGCTTCATCAGCTACGTGGTGCTGAAGACGGCTACCGGCAAGGTCCGCGATGTGCATCCGGCAACGTGGCTGGTGGCGGTATTGTTTGTGATCCGCTACGCATTCTTCCCTGGGTAG